The stretch of DNA CAGCTTTATTTGAAACAAATCCGTTATGCCGATTATGGAGATCGGGACAATCCTGAGTTTCTGGTATCGGTTACCTTTGAGTATGAAGACCGGCCCGATCCCTTCTCGGACTATCGATCGGGATTTGAAATTCGCACTCGCAGGCGCTGTCAGCGCATCAAAATTCGTACCCACGCCGATCAGGAGCGGCTAACCCGCACCTACCAGTTCGTTTATTTGGATCAGCGAACGGATCTGGGCAACCTGGAGGCCCTGCTGCCACTGAATGGGGTGTCGCTGCTGAGCCAGGTCAAGGTTTCTGGTCATGATGGTGATACTACGGAAGATCTGCCGCCGCTGGAATTTGATTACAGCCGGTTTGAACCACAAGGCCAAGATTTCTTCCCTGTCGAAGGGCGCAATTTACCGGCTCGCTCCCTGGGCAATCCGGAACTGGAACTGGCTGATCTGTTTGGCAACGGCCTGCCGGCCATTCTGGAGATAAACGGCACGGTGCGCTACTGGCGCAATCTGGGTAATGGTCGATTTGACCTGCCCAGGTCGATGAAGGAAGCCCCAGCCGGACTACAACTGGCGGATCAGGGGGTGCAACTGATCGACGCCAATGGCGATGGCCGCATTGACCTATTAGTGACGCGACCCGGATTATCGGGCTACTTTCCCCTCCAATTTGGTGGACTGTGGGATCGCAAGTCGTTTCAGCCCTACCGAATGGCTCCCAGTTTCAATCTGGAAGACCCGGCGGTGCAGTTGGTCGATCTGACTGGGGATGGGGTGACGGATGCCATCCGCTCGGGCAGTTGGCTGGAGTGTTTCTTTAACGACCCGCAGGAGGGCTGGGGGGAGACCACTAGGGGAAGTATCGAGGGCTTGTCCAATATCAATTTCTCAGACCCCAGAGTGAAGTGGGGGGACATGAGTGGGGATGGCCTGCAGGATATCGTGCTGGTTTATGACGGCAATATCGAGTACTGGCCCAACCTGGGCTATGGCATCTGGGGGAAGCGGATGTCGATGCGTAACAGTCCCCGCTTCCACTATGGTTACGACCCGCGCCGGATTTTGATTGGTGATGTGGATGGGGACGGGTTGGCGGATCTGGTGTATGTGGATAACAACCAGGTAATCCTGTGGATTAACCAGAGTGGCAATGGTTGGAGCGGCCCGATCGCCATTAAGGGCACCCCCTCTGTCACGGATATGGATGCGGTGCGGCTGGTGGATTTGTTGGGCACGGGTGTTGCTGGAGTGCTGTGGAGTGCGGATTTGCAGCAGTATGGCCGCAACCATCTCTATTTTCTGGATTTTACGGGGGGAGTGAAGCCCTATCTGCTGCACCAGATGGACAACCACATGGGGGCGGTGACGAAGGTGGAGTACCAACCTTCGACCAAGTTTTATCTGGAAGATGAGCAACAGCGACAACCCTGGAAGACTCCCCTACCGTTTCCGGTACTGACGGTGGCCAAGGTGGAGGTGATTGATGAGATCTCGAAAGGGAAGCTGACGACGGAGTATCGCTACCACCATGGCTACTGGGATGGAGCCGAGCGAGAGTTTCGGGGCTTTGGTCGAGTCGATCAGCGGGACACTGAGGTATTTGAGGATTACATTAGCGCCGAATTGTTCGCCGATGTATCACCCAATGACCGGTTGTCTGTATCTCAAAGGGAGGCAGAGGCACGGGAGGCAGAGCGCCGGGCTGCTGGCACAATTCGATTTGAGTTCGATCCCCAGCGGGAGGCGGAACGGGAGTCCCTTAATCGCCTGCGGTTTTTCGATACGGATCCAGTGGCTATGATTACGCCCCCCCATATCAAGCCTCAAGATCGACAAGCATGGTTGGAGGACTGGAAGACAAAATCGTTTTCACCTCCTTTAGAAACCCGAACCTGGTTCCATCTCGGCCCGGTGGGAGAGGAATTTGGAGATTGGGACGAGGTGGACTACCGGGATGAATATTGGGCGGGTGATGCGCCTCTGTTGCCTGACCTATTGCCAAATGCCAGGGCTTCACGCCAACCCATTCGAGACCACCGCCGACACCAACGGGATGCCATCCGGACGTTGCGGGGGCGGATGTTACGCACGGAGCTATATGCCCTGGATGGATCACCACGGCAGGATCGTCCTTATACAGTGACGGAGTCGCTCCATTCTGTCCGGGAGGAGTCGTCCCCTGGTGCAGACAATGGGGAACAGCGACCAATCTTCTTCCCCCATACCCTGGCTCAGCGGACCACCCAGTGGGAACGGGGAGAGGAACCGATGACCCAGTTCAGCTTTACGGAGGACTATGACACCTACGGTCAGCCCCGCCGTCAGATTCAGATGGCCTGTCCGAGAGGCTGGCACAGGCTGGAGGATCGGCCCACGACCGGAGACAACCCCTATCTAGCCACGCGCACTGAGACTGTCTATGTCGAGCCTGAGGCTGTTGGGGTCTATATTCATGATCGCGTGGCGAAAACCACGACCTATGAGTTCAAGGAAACTGCCGGTCGAACACTATCGGCAATTAAAACAAATCCGACGCTGAAGTTGATCGGTCAAACCCTGAATTTCTATGACGGCGAGGCGTTTTTGGGATGCGATGAAGGTTGCATTGAACAGTTTGGTGCGTTGGTGCGGTCTGAGAGTCTGGTGTTGACCGAGGCCATTTTGGATGAGGCGTATCCTACCGGAACTACGCTCCCCGATACCACCGGAAGGCCGATCTACCTGACGGATGAGATCCCAGTCTGGACGACTGACTATCCTGACAGATTCCAAAGGTTAGTAACACGGGCAGGCTATCGCTATCGCCTGGGAGTGGATGGTGTCGGCGAAGGGTACTTTGTGGCTACGGAACAGCGGCAGTATGACTTCCAACGCTTTGGACAGGGACGGGGACTGGTGACAGCGACCCGCGACCCGCTGGGACATGAGACGACCATCACCTATGACAGTCCCTACCAGCTCTTGCCAGAGAAGGTAAAAGATCCGGTTGAGCTAGAAACAGAAGCCAAATACAACTATCGCGTCTTGCAGCCGGAGCGGGTGATCGACCCCAATGGCAATGTGACGGAATTTAAGTTCTCGCCTTTGGGACTTCTGACGGAGACCTGGGTGAAGGGCAAGGGCAACCATGAGGGGGATCAAACCCGACCCAGTACCCGGCTGGACTATGACTTTCTGGCCTTTGAAAAGAGTCCGCCAGGTAACCGTGAGCCGATTTTTGTCCGCACGATGCGGCATATCCACCACGATACGGAGACCAACATTCCTCTACCCAAACGGGATGAAACCATCGAGTCCCGTGACTATTCCGATGGCTTTGGGCGGCTGCTCCAGACGCGCACCCAGGGGGAAACGGTGCGGTTTGGCGATGCGGTGTTTGGGGGCGGTGAAAGCGTCCTGCCTGCGGATCAGGCGGCTGGCTTTGGGGCGGCTGTGGTGGGCATTGAGAATCTGGATGCGGCCAAGCCCAATGTGGTGGTGAGTGGCTGGCAGATCTACGACAACAAAGGCCGGGTAGTGGAGAAATACGAGCCGTTTTTCTCCACAGGATGGGAGTATGCCCCGCCGGTGGATCGGGAATTGGAGCAGAAGGTGACGATGTTTTATGACCCACGGGGGCAGGTGATTCGCACGGTGAACCCGGATGGGTCGGAGCAACGGGTGATCTATGGCATCCCGGCTGATTTGGCAACGCCTGAGAACTTTAGCCCCACGCCCTGGGAAGCGTATACCTACGATGCCAACGACAATGCCGGACGCACCCACGCCCAGACGGCCCCAGCCTACGAGCATCACTGGAATACTCCCAGCAGCATCGTGATCGATGGCTTGGGTCGCACGGTGGAGGCAGTGGAGCGTAACCGGGCGAAACGGCCTAACTCAAATGAGCCGCTGCCAGTAATTGAGGAATATCGCACCCGATCGGCCTATGACATTCGCGGCAATCTGCTGACGGTAACCGATGCCCTGGGGCGAGAAGCGTTCCGGTATGTCTATGACCTGGCGAACAATCCGCTGCGGGTGATCAGTATAGATGCGGGGGTTCGTCGCACGGTGCTGAATGCGGCGGGGAATGAAATTGAACGGCGGGATAGTAAGGGCGCGTTGATTCTGCAAGCCTATGATGCCCTAAACCGACCTACGGATCTGTGGGCCAGGGATGGTGGAGGTCAGCCTCTCAGTCTGCGGGAGCATCTGGTGTATGGCGACAGCCCGGAGGCTAACTTAACGGTTGATCAGGCGAAAGCAGCGAACTTGCGCGGCAAGCTTTACCAGCACTATGACGAAGCAGGATTGCTAAGGTTTGAATCCTACGACTTTAAGGGCAACGGGCTGGAGAAGGTGCGCCGGGTGATTCAGGATCGGCCCATCCTGGATGTGTTGAATCATGCTTCTGTGGATTGGGCTAATCAAGCCTATCGGGTGGACTGGCAACCGCCAGGGAGCACCCCGGCTAATGAGGCAGCCCGACTGCTGGATGCCCAAGAATTTTGCACGTCAGCGACCTACGATGCCCTGAACCGGGTGAAGGCGATGCAGTACCCGCAGGATGTTGAACGGCATCGCCAGGTGCTGAAGCCAGACTATAACCGGGCCGGGGCGTTGGAACGGGTGACGCTGGATGACCAGCCCTATGTGGAGCGGATGGCCTACAACGCCAAGGGGCAGCGGGTGCTGATTGCCTATGGCAATGGGGTGATGACCCGCTATGCCTATGATCCGCAGACGTTTCGCTTGGTGCGGTTGCTAACCAGCCCCTTTGAGCATTCCGGTGGTGATTCGTTGACCTATCAACCCAAGGGGACGGCGATTCAAGACTTGGGCTATGACTATGACCTAGCGGGCAACATCCTGCGAATTCGAGACCGCACACCGGGGAGTGGGGTGCATGATATGCCCTTAGGGCCAAATGCCCTGAATCGCGACTTTACCTATGACCCGCTGTATCGGTTGATTTCAGCGACGGGGCGGGAGTGTCAGCAGATGCCCCAACCCCGACCGTGGGCCGATGTGGCTACCCAGTGGCAAGACAATGGAGACTGTGGATCGGGATTTTATCCGTCGTCGCCGCCAACGCCGAATCAGAATAATGCCCCGAACCTGACCTGTGAATACACCGAAGAATATGCCTATGACCCAGCGGGGAACATGGTGGAGATGCGCCACTGGACGGGGCATGGAGCCTGGAAGCGGCAGTTTGGCATGGGTGAGCTATCGCCGGTGGATTGGGACGCGGCGTGGCGAAACTATGTGAATGGGCAGTGGGACGACCCGCTGGGGAACCAACTGACCCATGTGGTGGATAGTCGGGTGAATGGGGCGCAGTCGCCGATCGTTAGCCAGACCCATTTCTTTGATGCGAATGGGAATCTGATTCGAGAAAATCAGTCTCGTCAATTTGAGTGGGATCACAACGACCGGCTACGGAGTTTTCGCACCCAGGCCGGGACGGCGGAACCATCGGTGATAGCCCTTTACCTGTATGACGCCAGCGGCCAGCGGGTGAAGAAGCTGGTGTGGAAGGGGGCAAATCGCTATGAGGTGACGGTGTATGTGGATGGGGTATTTGAGCTGCATTACCAGATCACGGGAGGTCAACGGCAAGAGAACAATACGCTGCATGTAATGGATGACCAGTCGCGCATTGCCCTGGTGCGGGTGGGGAAACCGTTGGATGAACGGAATACGACCCCGGCGGTGCAGTATCACCTGGGGGATCATTTGGGCAGTAGCCAGGTGGTGATGGATGAGACTGGCGGGTTAATTAATCGGGAAGAATTTACGCCCTACGGGGAGACCAGTTTTGGCAGTTTTCGCTGGAAACGGTATCGGTTTACGGGGAAGGAACGGGATGATGAAAGTGGGTTGTATTATCACGGAGCAAGGTATTATGCGCCCTGGTTGAAGCGATGGATCACGACAGATCCGGCTGGCACTTTAGATGGCATAAATCTTTTCTTATACGCTCAAAATAAACCACTTACGTTAGTAGATCCTGGAGGCACTACACCAATTGACCCTGCCACTGCTGAATTTGCCAGAAAAGAGGGATTTGAGATCACTCCCGGAGGTCGTCTATCAATAACAATGCATCTAGGGGATTTTGATAAACCAGAAACTTTAGGACAAACTGAAAGCACTTCAGGAATAGCTGAAATAAAGGATACAGTTCCTGAAATAGCTGATGTAGAGGAGAATCCATTAGGTTCATATTTGCCTGGAACTAAGGCAGGTTTTGAGGCAGCTCAATTTTGGTCAGATCTAGTTTTAGAGGGTGAGAAACAAGGTGGTTTTCCAGGCAAGCTCAAATTAAGCACAGGCTGGATATTTGGATTTTGTGCTTCGCTATGGACACCTGAAACAGCTTTTGAAACGGCAATAACATTAGGAACTGCAAGTCTGGGAGCAGCTGCCAATGCTGGTGCTAGGGCATCACAATCTGCTGCCTTTGGATTTAGGGGATTTTTCTTGGGTAGAGCCTCTTATCCTACTACGAGATCTTTATACTGGAGTGCAAGAGCAGGTGGTTCAGAGGGAGTTGGCGCGACTCTTCATCATTGGCTGATTCCTCAAAGACTTGCTATGTCAAAAGGTGGTTTTATCCCTGATCGAATAGTGAATGCTGGGTGGAATCTATTAGAGTTGCCAAACTTTACAGGATGGGCTCATAGAACGTTGGGACTAAATCAGTATATGGGTTTTGCAATGCAGTGGGGATCCAAAAATATATTTTGGAGAAATATTATTCCAAAACTACATTTGTTTTCATCCCATCAGCTCAAAGCTTATTTCTTAGAGCAAAGTATTCGCTTGGGCATTCTAGCCTCACCCAAGTTAGGGTTTGAAATTGGTGAGTATGTTGGGACAGAAACAATGAAACAAGAATCAAACACCAATTGAGACTCCAGAGGTCTATTCAAATAGCTATTCCAATATAAAGAGTGGTAGTCATGACTGAGTCTAGTTCCCCCCGAGTTTGTGTCGAGTAAAATAGAGGGAAAGCGCTCAGGAGGCCAACCCGATGGCCAAGCAACGACGGAAGCGTGGAACCGCAGGCGATAAAACGATTTGTCTCCCCATTGCAGACGACCTCGACTACGCCACTTTGGTGGAAGATCGGGAGGCCTTTCGTCAGTATCTCGACGAGCAGATTGCGGCTCACCCTGAACTGTTCCCCGAAGGCATTGAGGCCGGTTATCGCTTTCACGGATGGGTCGAGTCCTCCCGCCAGCAGATTAAGACCCGACGGATTTTGCTGCCGAGGACGAAGGAGGCCTATCAACTGCGTCCGGATTTTGTGATGCCGTACATGAGCGAAACCGCAGAAATGGCGGATAAAGCCCTCTACCTGAGGAAGCATGGTCTGGCGTTTGAGGGCATTGCCGAATGTCAAAGCGCAGGTGAATGGCGGTGGCCACCTTGTTCACGTTTTGGCCCCCCGCCCCCTGGGAGCGAACGGCGCTCAGCTCGATTTCGCTGAGGGGAATAGCGGTGCGGGGCGTGATTTGCAGCATGGGAGACAGCGGGCATCTATCTCCACCATAGCCCCATCCCCAGCGGAAAGGAACCGAGCCGGGAGGCAGACTGCGCTGGCTGGGGAATGCTTGAACCAGTCGTTCGCTGAGTATCCTGGTATGTGGATCAAGTCTGTCACTGACCGATCGCTTTGGAGAGTGGGGCCAGGGCGATCGCGCTATTGGCTACTGGGGCTAGTGAGCGCGATCGCCCTGTTGCTGCTTGCGCTCGCGGGTCCAGCCCAGGCGGCTTATCCTGCTTTTTTAGATGCCTATGTCAACGACTATGGCCAGGTGCTCAGCGACGGCGAAAAGAGCTTGGCCAGGGCTCAGCTAGACCAGTTTCGCCGTCGCACTGGAGTCCACGCGGTGCTGCTGACGGTAAACTCGATCTACGACTACGGCACGGGCGATGCCGCCCTCGAACCCTTTGCCACCAACCTGTTCAATACCTGGGGGATTGGCGATGCCGGACGCAACGACGGCATTTTGCTGCTGGTGGCCCCCGGCGATCGCCAGGTCCGCATCGAGCTGGGCATGGGCTACGATCGCAGCTACGACCGGGTCGCCCAGGCCATCGTAGACGACGCCATGCTGCCCCAGTTCAGGCAGGGCAATATTGGCCAGGGCACGCTGATCGGCGTCAACCAAATTGTCCAGAAGTTTGACCCCAGCAGTCCGCCAGCGGTCAACCCGGTGCTGGCCTACCTGCCTCCCGAACTAACCGAATGGGTGTCGCCCCAGGTTGCAATTGGCGGCGGCCTGGCGGCGGGCGGAGTCGGCCTATTTGCGGGAGGGTTGGCCCTCAAGCGGCTACAGCGATACCGCCCGCGCCACTGCGGCCTGCTGCAGGGCGTTCAGGCGGCGGTCCTCCTGCTTTTCGGAGGCTTGGCCCTCGCTGTCGGCAGGATCGGCCTCGTCTTTGGCAACAAGGGGCTGCCGTTTACCGGAGGCTTCTACCTGCTGGGCCAGGTCCCAGTAGGCGGTGCCCAGGTTGTTGGCAGTGGCGGCACAGCCGGCGGGGGCGGCGGGGGCGGTGCGGTACTGGAGTGCTGCCCGGTAGGCGGCGATCGCCCGTTCGAGCAAAACCATGGGCTGCTGGTGCTGGGCCAGGCTCCAGTAGGCAATGCCCAGGTTGTTCTGGATCATGGCGTATTCCAGGGGGGCTGCGGCGGCGGTGCGGTGGGCCAGGGCCTCGCTATCACAATAACTGGGTGCGCAATCTGCTGATTGCCTCATCGTTGAATGGCAGAAGGCCGTTGCCCAAGAAAGCTGACACAAAATAAGTTGGAACTAGGTTCAAGCGAGTGAACCTACCCTGTTAGAGGTGCTGAAGGGCCAGGTGGAAACAGCCGATGGGATCTATCCGCTGGCAGCGGCCAATCTGTTTTTGATCCCAGCTGATGAGGGGCTGCACAAAGCCCAGGAATACTTGGCCACCATCGGGATGGGGGCCTTGGCTTTGCATCACAGCCTTGAGGCGGTGGGGGAGTTGTTTGACGTTTGTATCATCGACTCGCCGCCTCAGCGCACCCAGATCTGTTTGTCGGTGGTGGGGGCTTCTGACTGGGTGCTGATTCCCGCAGAAGCTTCGACCAAAGGGGTAAATTCGCTGCTGCGTAGTTTGGAGCTACTGGAGGAATTACGGCGAATCCGGGCGTTTACAGGCCGGGTGCTGGGGGTGCTGCCGTTTCGAGATAAGTGGTTTGGTCGGTCTCAGGCAACGGATAGCCGCGAGGCCATAGCGGCCATGCAGCAGGTAGCAGGCTCAATCCCGGTGCTGCCCTCAATTGTGGAGAGTGAGCGCTACAAGCAGGCGATTCGGCAGGGGCGGCGGCTGTCAGAGATTGGGTACACGGAGCTGGAATTTCCGCTGCATAGGGTGATTGAGGCGTTAGAACAGGGGCGAGAAAATGGCTGAGGATGCGCTGGAACGGTTGATGCAGCGGCAGCGCCCGAGTGTGCCGCCCCGTGCGGATGGGTTGGGGGCAGAGTTACCTGTGAAGTCTCCTCAACAGGTGGCAGTAGGGGGCAATGGGTCGGGATATAGTGACTCTAGCGAGTCTACGGGTGTTGACGTCAGTATGTCTGTTAGCCAAGGTGATGAGGCGGAGTTACCGCAGCTAGTGCGGACGACGACCCGGTTGGAAGAAGAGATTGATAAGGCCCTGCGCCACCTTTGCATGGATGAGAAGATCACCAAGGAGGTGTGGTTTGAGGCGGCCTACCTTTACCTGGCGGAGCACCCGAAGGCGATGCAGGCGGTGAATGGGGCTGCGAAGGAGCGCTACCAGCGGCGGAAGCGGGCGGCGGATTTGAGGAAGCTGGAGACAATGCAGAAGCGGTTGAAAGGATAAATCCTAGAATCTGAAGACGTCATAAAACCTACTCCAACAAACGTTTTTCACCAGATGACAATCTTTGCCAAGCCTTGAGTGGCCCACCCGCTAAGATCCCATTTTGAAAGGAATAGACCCCTGACATTTCTACACTCCCTGTCCACTCAGAGCTGCGTACAAGAAGGCGTTCTGCTAGAATTGTCCAAAAAAGTACTAGGTCATTTTCTATTAAAAAGCTGGTTAACTTTTCCTTTGAAATCAGTAGGACACTTGGGCCAGGCTCATCAATTGAAGGATCAAAAGCAGTGAGCTCGTTATTTGAGTCAACATAGCGAAACTTGCCCGCAGACCAGCGAAGTCCCATGTTTTGTATTAGCCACGAAGATGGAAGAAGCGCTGAGATAGTCTCATCAATAGAGCAATCATGCGTGCCATTTTCGCAGGTGTAGCCAGCCCCTGTTATTACTACTGGAGCGGGTAGATGACCGTCTCTTACTACCCATTCCTCCTCTTCATTCCTGTATTGCTTGTAGGCAGATGCCCAAGGAAATTCTCCAATATAAACCTCATTTATTCGTTCTGATTCAGGCATTCGTCTCCCCATAAAGTTTTGTTTTTGAAGCCAGCCCATTAATTCTTCTGAATCATTTTTATGGGCAATATAGCTTCTAACCTGAAACCATATATTCCGCTTCACCCTCACGTAGGGATCTTCTTCAACAGATTCTTTCTCTCTCCATCTATAATGGCCCTCAAGAGTTAGCCAGATGCTATGGTCTATTGGATTTTCAATCTCAAGAAATTGGATAGGATTAGGACAATCTTCTACTTGAGTTATCCAATTCACTTTTTCTTTCTCGTCTGACTCCGAAAATACATATTCAACTGGCTGCCACCAAGTGATCGTATTGTTAAAGTCGTATTCATCAGGAACTCGACGTAAGAGCAATGAAGGATCAATATCGCGTATAGATATCTGCCAGGAGCCTCGATACTTGTGTTGCGAATCGTACAAATCATCTCCAACAAACTCAAAATTATCAGCTACGTATGCAAGAAACTCATGATAGGCAATCCATTGATATTTCTTGCCAACTCTTTCGGCTTTATTTGCGTGACGCCCAGAGCCATTTCGATTGATATGACGATCAAACCAATCAAACTTTTCTTCTATCCAGCCTAATTCAAATACTCGTTGAAAAATCCAACGCTGAGCAGTTGATAGATCAAAATCAAATTCGCGTCCCTGCGGATCATTTTCATGAGGGATAACAAAATCCCTGAATATGTCTTGCTTACTTCTCCCCAGCATCTTCAGAAATCTAGCTTTTTCGTGAGCAGAGAGTTCGTTTAATTCATCTTCAGAAAATGCTCGACCTATCTTTTGTATCTGCTCTTCCTTCCCTAAGCGCTTCAACAGCTCAACGTTAGACTGGACAGTTTTATACCTTTGCCATGTCTGCCTTTGGCGATCAGTCAATGAATTGATGAATTCCTCAGCCTTACGTTTTCTTTCTGATATAATTTGAAACTTTCCTTGTTCATGCAGCCTACAAGATGACCAAGGAAAGAAGCTGAAATTAGTGCCAATAACATATCTGGTAAAATCTCCAAATCCCATAACGGAAAATTCTATAGCAGTACGTCCTCCGCCAGCAAAATCTCTGCTGCTAGCAAATAACTTTCCACTGGCTTTGAGTTCGTCTTCTGAGGGAATATTAGTTAGCCAATCAGTTTGATAGGGTGGCCGGGCATTCTCAATGTCTATCTCTGGTGGCAAAGCCCCTCTATAATTGGCTGTTTCAATTACACCAAGTGCATAATCTCGCAGCAAAATATGTACAGGAGGCTTCCCATCAGAGAATATCCATTTATAAACTTTACTCGCTAGTTCTCCAATAGTTTTAGGGCTATCGCTCATCATGGAAACACCATAAGAGACTGCACAAGGTCGTTCTGTCACATAGAGATCATTGACTTTTGCAAAGTGTTCGATTAACTTGAGTAGAATATGCGGTCTTGGGTAGAGTATTGATACCAATGCCTTTGTTGCACGATCACGTACATAGCGGTGAGAAGTACTTAGAAACCAAGTCAATGCGATCGCGCAGAGCTCAATTGCATCATCTAAGATATGGGATTTCTCCGCATTCCACGCCCATTCCAGTAGACGATCAATAGCTCCTTCCTGATCGTAGTTTTGAGCCAGATAAATAGACCAAACCATATCACGGTCTGACAGATCTAATTTAAGCAAATGTTGATGTAGAAACTTGGCATTAAAGGGGTGATCTGGCTCAGCCGCGATAGTCAGCATTAAGTCATAAACTTCTTCGACGCAATCCCCTTCGATGTAAACCTCATTAAGGTAATCCTTGGTTGCTTCAATTATCTTTGTCGGATCTCGCCAGATGAGACTTTGAAGGAAAGCACTTTGCGCAATATCCCAGGATTTTATGGAAGGCACCAGTTCCACTAACTCCAATCCTGTTCGCTCTGGAATTTGTACACTCAACCGACATTCCGCAGGTTGACAGGAGTTAATTTAGGAGATAGTACCGGCAGGCCGGGAAGCCCATAAGGCGAACGATTTTGTTGCGTTCTTCTGAGAGGCCCTGATCACCAACGCCGGCAACCGAATCCGTGAGTCAATTGGCTCCCAAATTAGAAACGACCTGTCCCAGCTGGGCATTCAGGTAGACTTTCAGCCCCTGGCCTTCAATGCCCTGGTCGATCGCCTCACCGACAGCCTGGAGTGGGAAGCTATGGTGTTGGGCCTAACTGGCGGCACCGAACCCAATGGTGGGGCCAATGTTTGGCTGCTGGATGGGGCGCTTCACGCCTTTAACCAGAACGCTGGTCCTGGCCAGGATCCCCTGGAGGGCTGGGAGGCCGCCGACTGGGAGCGCCGTATCGCCGACCTCTACATTGAAGCGGCCCAGGAAATTGACGAAGATCGGCGCTTTGAGCTGTACAAAGAAACCCAGCAGCTGACCCAGGAATACCTGCCCTTTACCTATTTAATTAACAACCTGTCGCTTACCGCCGTGCGCAACCGGGTCCAGAACGTGCAGTATACGGCCCTGGGCGGTGCCCTGTGGAATATCCATGAGTTGACCGTTGAATAGGCAACTGGCAACCTCTGCCCACCCTGTTTTCGCTGATTAGCTCAGCTGTGCCGTGCACTCCAACAGCAGCCGCTGGTTAATCAGCGCGTAGGGTTGCACCACCAAAGCCCGTCTAAACGCCTGAATGGCGTCTTCATACTGCTCCAGGGGGTAGGTGTCGTCATCCAGGACGTTGGTAGCCAGAATGAAGCGACGATAGCGCTGTTGGCACTGGGCCTCATACTCAGCGGTGCGTTCCAGGGTCGCCTGCCATTGATAGCCTAACGTCGGTGAGTCTGAGGGTTGAGAGCGCTTGGGCCGACCGGGGGGACGCTTAGCAGCGACCGAGACCAGCGCCACCTGAGTCAGGGTGTAGCCGGTGAGGGAGTCTTGAAAGCGCAGGAGTGCATCCCTGGCATCGGGCTTACAGGCAAACACCTGGCTACAGAGTTGGCGCAACGACCGTTGCAGCCCCTTTTCCTGCTTTTCGAGGGGTTTGAGCCAATCCTCTGACTCGCGTCGGTGCGGGCTTTCCACCAGAATCCAGCGCTGTTCCACCCCAGCGTAGCGCTGCCGTTGTTCCCACAGCCGATAGCCGTCGAGGTCACAGGGCCTCTCGCTCAGCGAATCGGGGGCGCTATCCACCAGGGTTTGAGCCGCTTTGAGGGTTTGTGGCACTCGGCTCAACCAGGGCAAACTCCCCACCTGCTGGAGGTTGGGTTCACTGTAGAACGCCGCATCGGCCACCATCAAAGCGGGCGTCTGCCACTGCTCGGCAAAGGCTCGCATCAGCCCTGCAAAGGTTTGGCTATCGGTCTCATTGCCACTGCCGACCTTGAACCACACCGGTACACCGCCGTCGGCACTACAGATCAAGTTGACCAAAAACTGTTTCAACTCGGGCCG from Leptolyngbya sp. KIOST-1 encodes:
- a CDS encoding TPM domain-containing protein, which translates into the protein MWIKSVTDRSLWRVGPGRSRYWLLGLVSAIALLLLALAGPAQAAYPAFLDAYVNDYGQVLSDGEKSLARAQLDQFRRRTGVHAVLLTVNSIYDYGTGDAALEPFATNLFNTWGIGDAGRNDGILLLVAPGDRQVRIELGMGYDRSYDRVAQAIVDDAMLPQFRQGNIGQGTLIGVNQIVQKFDPSSPPAVNPVLAYLPPELTEWVSPQVAIGGGLAAGGVGLFAGGLALKRLQRYRPRHCGLLQGVQAAVLLLFGGLALAVGRIGLVFGNKGLPFTGGFYLLGQVPVGGAQVVGSGGTAGGGGGGGAVLECCPVGGDRPFEQNHGLLVLGQAPVGNAQVVLDHGVFQGGCGGGAVGQGLAITITGCAIC
- a CDS encoding ParA family protein; translation: MLEVLKGQVETADGIYPLAAANLFLIPADEGLHKAQEYLATIGMGALALHHSLEAVGELFDVCIIDSPPQRTQICLSVVGASDWVLIPAEASTKGVNSLLRSLELLEELRRIRAFTGRVLGVLPFRDKWFGRSQATDSREAIAAMQQVAGSIPVLPSIVESERYKQAIRQGRRLSEIGYTELEFPLHRVIEALEQGRENG
- a CDS encoding IS1634 family transposase; the protein is MEIENLDHLGLVAALVDEIGLVELTDELLPPHPLNHISPGQVVKAMILNGLGFVSAPLYLFSEFFEGKPVEHLLGAGITAAHLNDDRLGRVLDQLFEYGTTLFFLNVAMQAARRFGVNVSQCHLDSTSFALDGEYPTVARAEGASEAEAPQAIEICRGYSRDHRPELKQFLVNLICSADGGVPVWFKVGSGNETDSQTFAGLMRAFAEQWQTPALMVADAAFYSEPNLQQVGSLPWLSRVPQTLKAAQTLVDSAPDSLSERPCDLDGYRLWEQRQRYAGVEQRWILVESPHRRESEDWLKPLEKQEKGLQRSLRQLCSQVFACKPDARDALLRFQDSLTGYTLTQVALVSVAAKRPPGRPKRSQPSDSPTLGYQWQATLERTAEYEAQCQQRYRRFILATNVLDDDTYPLEQYEDAIQAFRRALVVQPYALINQRLLLECTAQLS